The following proteins come from a genomic window of Mycobacterium sp. DL:
- a CDS encoding DUF2256 domain-containing protein yields the protein MDKDAEVKICAACGRPFHNRKKWKTRGQWDQVIYCSRRCRGSGAPDLPRAHGS from the coding sequence ATGGACAAAGACGCCGAGGTGAAGATCTGCGCCGCCTGCGGAAGGCCATTCCACAATCGAAAGAAGTGGAAGACGCGGGGGCAGTGGGATCAGGTCATCTACTGCTCACGCCGTTGCCGCGGCAGTGGTGCACCGGATCTGCCTCGAGCGCACGGTTCTTGA
- a CDS encoding glycoside hydrolase family 16 protein, protein MDRRHMMFMVGLGAAAAALPGATAHAQPVSPEVDTGPVMLFQDEFNGPAGSPPDPAWWFIVPARETIRNPHEWDKPFNMGRYVTDQEHVFQDGNGNLVIRATRGPGTTIQEKYASAKIVGNWRGGMGTTWEARVKLDCLTDGAWPAFWLINDNPVRGGEIDLVEWYGNNDWPSGTTVHARLDGTAFATHRHPIDNAWHTWRMTWLPTGLHFWKDYQPGMEPFFVVPANSIPDWPFNDPGFTMAPVFNIAVGGSGGREPAAGTYPAEMRVDWIRVF, encoded by the coding sequence ATGGATCGCCGCCACATGATGTTCATGGTCGGTCTGGGCGCGGCGGCCGCCGCCTTGCCCGGCGCCACGGCCCACGCCCAGCCGGTATCCCCGGAAGTCGACACCGGCCCCGTGATGCTGTTCCAGGACGAGTTCAACGGTCCGGCCGGCTCCCCGCCGGACCCGGCTTGGTGGTTCATCGTCCCGGCGCGCGAGACCATCAGGAACCCCCACGAATGGGACAAACCCTTCAACATGGGGCGCTACGTGACCGATCAGGAGCACGTGTTCCAGGATGGCAACGGCAATCTGGTCATTCGCGCCACCCGCGGACCCGGCACCACCATCCAGGAGAAGTACGCCAGCGCCAAGATCGTCGGCAACTGGCGTGGCGGTATGGGGACCACGTGGGAAGCGAGAGTCAAGCTCGACTGCCTGACCGACGGCGCGTGGCCCGCTTTCTGGCTGATCAACGACAACCCGGTGCGCGGCGGTGAGATCGACCTGGTCGAGTGGTACGGGAACAACGACTGGCCGTCGGGCACCACGGTGCACGCCAGGCTGGACGGCACCGCGTTCGCCACCCATCGCCACCCCATCGACAACGCGTGGCACACCTGGCGCATGACATGGCTTCCGACGGGCCTGCACTTCTGGAAGGACTACCAGCCGGGCATGGAGCCGTTCTTCGTGGTGCCGGCGAACTCGATCCCGGACTGGCCGTTCAACGACCCCGGGTTCACGATGGCACCGGTGTTCAACATCGCCGTCGGCGGCTCAGGTGGCCGCGAGCCCGCGGCGGGCACGTACCCCGCCGAGATGCGCGTCGACTGGATCAGGGTCTTCTGA
- a CDS encoding PTS transporter subunit EIIC: protein MRIPGFAQLQRLGKSLMLPIAVLPAAGILLRLGQPDLLGRIEVAVIGPFFKAMSAAGDALFTNLPMLFAVGVAIGFSRKADGSTALAAVVGYLVVQAVFKTMSPIVLAGQVDQAGDQAQINYSVFAGIVVGLLTAWLFDRYHTIVLPSYLGFFGGRRFVPIIVSLACLFLAFAMSYFYPIFDAGLTGLGEFIGGSGAIGAFVYGFANRMLIPLGLHHIPNSYIWFLYGDYQTPSGETVTGELTRFAAGDPTGGHLTAGFYPILMFGLPAAALAMIHAANKKQRKVAVGILSAAALTAFLTGITEPLEFAFMFVAFPLYVIHAMLTGLSLAIAYLLDIHLGFSFSAGLIDLLLYGTAPAAKNIPLLIGMGVVFFVVYYLLFRFAITKFNMRTPGREPEAQFEAEERANLEVGVQGATTTVAAPAQTKAEQLIAAFGGRDNLVNVDACITRLRMEVADKSKVDQARLKALGAAGVIEVGNSVQAVFGTQSEALKNDIREAL, encoded by the coding sequence GGGCAGCCGGACCTGCTGGGCCGGATAGAGGTCGCGGTCATCGGGCCGTTCTTCAAAGCGATGAGCGCTGCCGGCGACGCCTTGTTCACTAACCTGCCGATGCTCTTCGCAGTCGGCGTCGCCATCGGTTTCTCCAGGAAGGCCGACGGTTCGACCGCGCTGGCCGCAGTGGTCGGTTATCTGGTGGTGCAGGCGGTGTTCAAGACCATGTCGCCGATCGTGCTGGCCGGTCAGGTTGACCAGGCAGGCGATCAGGCGCAGATCAACTACAGCGTCTTCGCCGGCATCGTCGTCGGTCTGCTCACTGCGTGGCTGTTCGACCGCTACCACACCATCGTGCTGCCGTCCTATCTCGGCTTTTTCGGCGGCAGACGGTTCGTCCCGATCATCGTCTCGCTGGCGTGCCTGTTTCTCGCGTTCGCCATGAGCTACTTCTATCCCATCTTCGACGCGGGGCTGACCGGGCTCGGTGAGTTCATCGGCGGGTCGGGAGCAATCGGGGCGTTCGTCTACGGATTCGCCAACCGCATGCTGATTCCGCTGGGCCTGCACCACATTCCGAATTCCTACATCTGGTTCCTCTACGGCGACTACCAGACGCCCTCGGGCGAGACGGTCACCGGCGAACTCACCCGGTTCGCCGCCGGCGACCCCACCGGCGGCCATCTGACCGCCGGCTTCTATCCGATCCTGATGTTCGGTCTGCCCGCCGCAGCACTGGCGATGATCCACGCGGCGAACAAGAAGCAGCGCAAGGTCGCGGTCGGCATCCTGTCAGCCGCGGCACTCACCGCGTTCCTGACCGGCATAACCGAACCTCTGGAGTTCGCGTTCATGTTCGTGGCGTTCCCGCTGTACGTCATTCATGCGATGCTCACCGGACTGTCCCTGGCGATCGCCTACTTGCTCGACATCCATCTGGGATTCTCGTTCTCCGCCGGACTGATCGACCTGCTGCTCTACGGCACGGCGCCGGCCGCGAAGAACATTCCGCTGCTGATCGGTATGGGCGTGGTGTTCTTCGTCGTGTACTACCTACTGTTCCGGTTCGCCATCACGAAGTTCAACATGCGCACCCCCGGGCGGGAGCCCGAGGCCCAGTTCGAGGCCGAGGAGCGGGCCAACCTGGAGGTGGGCGTCCAGGGGGCGACGACGACGGTCGCCGCACCGGCTCAGACGAAGGCCGAGCAACTCATCGCCGCGTTCGGTGGCCGCGACAATCTGGTCAATGTCGACGCCTGCATCACCCGGCTCCGCATGGAGGTCGCCGACAAGTCCAAGGTGGATCAGGCCCGGCTGAAAGCACTCGGTGCCGCCGGCGTCATCGAAGTGGGCAACAGCGTCCAGGCGGTGTTCGGCACCCAGTCCGAGGCGCTGAAGAACGACATCCGCGAGGCGCTGTAG